One part of the Vicia villosa cultivar HV-30 ecotype Madison, WI linkage group LG6, Vvil1.0, whole genome shotgun sequence genome encodes these proteins:
- the LOC131612783 gene encoding uncharacterized protein LOC131612783 yields MSLVTDEIKSESEVYYGDEICQVKSKALLEEMCLPKGLLPLKDIIEVGHHRETGFVWLKQKNSITHKFEKIGKLTSYATEVTSYVEKGKIKKLNGVKSKELFIWVTLSDIYVDDPPTGKITFQTHAGLSRTFPVSAFEVEEKSSGVKEV; encoded by the coding sequence atgtcGTTGGTAACAGATGAAATCAAATCGGAATCAGAGGTATACTATGGAGACGAAATCTGTCAAGTGAAATCCAAAGCCCTTCTGGAAGAAATGTGTCTCCCCAAAGGTCTGTTACCATTGAAAGACATCATAGAAGTTGGTCACCACAGAGAAACAGGTTTCGTTTGGCTGAAACAGAAGAACAGCATAACACACAAATTTGAAAAGATTGGGAAACTTACTTCTTATGCTACTGAAGTCACTTCTTATGTTGAAAAAGGTAAGATTAAGAAACTGAATGGTGTTAAAAGCAAAGAGCTTTTCATTTGGGTGACACTTAGTGATATTTATGTTGATGATCCACCTACTGGGAAAATCACTTTTCAAACTCATGCTGGACTTTCTAGAACTTTTCCTGTTTCTGCTTTTGAAGTTGAAGAGAAGTCAAGTGGTGTGAAAGAGGTTTAG